The following proteins come from a genomic window of Iamia sp. SCSIO 61187:
- the yidD gene encoding membrane protein insertion efficiency factor YidD, translating to MTGTVARVLRGAVRTYQAARAGRPSPCRFTPSCSAYAVEALEVHGAARGSWLAVRRISRCRPFGGHGWDPVPLLSAPPSSTPGRSGLGPEPRAARSTEDRTSRPPEPASSEGEPLSSSLVDRIA from the coding sequence GTGACCGGCACCGTCGCCCGGGTCCTGCGGGGCGCGGTGCGCACCTACCAGGCCGCCCGCGCCGGCCGCCCCTCCCCGTGCCGCTTCACGCCCTCGTGCTCGGCCTACGCCGTGGAGGCCCTCGAGGTCCACGGCGCCGCCCGGGGCTCGTGGCTGGCCGTCCGCCGGATCAGCCGCTGCCGGCCCTTCGGCGGCCACGGCTGGGACCCGGTGCCCCTGCTCTCTGCGCCTCCTTCGTCGACGCCAGGCCGGTCGGGCCTGGGTCCCGAGCCCCGCGCCGCTCGGTCCACCGAGGACCGCACCTCTCGTCCGCCCGAGCCGGCCTCGTCGGAGGGCGAGCCGCTCTCCTCGTCCCTGGTTGATCGGATCGCCTGA